The Rhodococcus sp. B50 DNA window GGGGCGGCGACCACCAACTCCCCCACCTCCCAGATCGCATACGATGCCGGCGCGCCGGGATCGAGGGTGCCGGCCATGCCGTCGCGCACCCCTCCGGCCCGCCACGCCCCGCGGGTCGCGGCGGCGAACGCCGCCCGCGGGGAGATGCCGCTGCCGTCGGTGCGGTGGTGCACCGCCGCCCGCAGCATCGGCCACGGCCGCGGCGCCGTCACCGGCGCATCGGAGCCGAACGCCAGCGCCAGGCCGGTCGCGGCCAGCGACGCGAACGCGTTCAGCGCCGCCGCGCGGTCGGCGCCGAGCCGCTGCGCGTACATCCCGTCCGGTCCGCCCCACAGGGCGTCGAAGCTCGGCTGCATGCTCGCGATCACCCCGTACCGCGACAACACCTCCGCCTGCGCGACCGTCAGCGACTCGACGTGCTCGAGCCGATGCCCGCGCGCGGCGAGCGCCGGTCCGCCGACCTCCGCGGCGACCGCCTCGAACGCCGCCACCGCGGCGGTGGTCGCGGCGTCACCGATGACGTGGAAACCGGCCTGGATGCCCGCCGACGTGCACGCGCGCACATGGGCGGTCAGCTCGTCCTCGGTCAGATAGGTGGTGCCGCAGCAGTCCGGCAGGTCGTCGTAGGGTCGGGCCAGCGCCGCGGTGTGCGAGCCGATCGACCCGTCGACGAACAGATCCCCGCCGAGCGCGGCGGCGCCGGTGGCGGCGAGCAGCTCCGCGGCTTCCTCGCCGGTGCGCACCGCCTGCCCCCAGTAGCCGCGCACCTGCACCGGATGGTCGGTGCCGAGCAGTTCGGTGAAGTCGTCGAGCCCGGAGATGTCGGGGCCGGCGCATTCGTGCACCGCGACGTAGCCGTGCGCGGCGAAATCGTCGAGGGCCGCCAGCCGGGCGCGGGCCCGCTGCGCGGCGGTCAGGCCGCGGCGGGCGGCGCCGCGCACCGCGTGGTGCGCCGCGGCGGTCAGCGGCTGCTGCGGATCGAAACCGGCCAGCTCGTCCAGGGGCTCGGCGGCGACCCGCAACGCGCTCGACGCCGCGGCCGAATGGGCGTCGATGCGGCCGAGGTAGACGAGCCGGGCGGGGGCGGCGGCGTCGAGGTCGGCGGTGCTCGGCGGGGTGGGGTCGGGCCAGCGGGTCTCGTCCCAGCCGTGCCCCCAGATCACCGCGTCGTCGTGCGCGTCGGCGTGCGCGCGCACCCGGCGCAGCGCGTCCTCGCGGTCCACGGCGTCGGTCAGGTCCAGCCCGGTCAGCGCCAGGCCGTGGCTGGTGGTGTGCACGTGGGTGTCGACGAAACCGGGGGCGACGAACGCGCCGTGCAGGTCGACGATCTCGGCGTCCGGGTGCAGG harbors:
- a CDS encoding amidohydrolase gives rise to the protein MSPAPHTQLLVGGRIYSAGAPDATAMAVTDGTIVWVGQDRPGRALHPDAEIVDLHGAFVAPGFVDTHVHTTSHGLALTGLDLTDAVDREDALRRVRAHADAHDDAVIWGHGWDETRWPDPTPPSTADLDAAAPARLVYLGRIDAHSAAASSALRVAAEPLDELAGFDPQQPLTAAAHHAVRGAARRGLTAAQRARARLAALDDFAAHGYVAVHECAGPDISGLDDFTELLGTDHPVQVRGYWGQAVRTGEEAAELLAATGAAALGGDLFVDGSIGSHTAALARPYDDLPDCCGTTYLTEDELTAHVRACTSAGIQAGFHVIGDAATTAAVAAFEAVAAEVGGPALAARGHRLEHVESLTVAQAEVLSRYGVIASMQPSFDALWGGPDGMYAQRLGADRAAALNAFASLAATGLALAFGSDAPVTAPRPWPMLRAAVHHRTDGSGISPRAAFAAATRGAWRAGGVRDGMAGTLDPGAPASYAIWEVGELVVAAPKDSVQRWSTDPRSRVAPLPDLTPGTADPVLVRSVHRGRVVYAR